CGCGATCGACGGGCTCCGTGCCCTCGCGCTGCTCGCCGTGCCGACCGGGCACTGGCTGCTCGGCGGCTTCACGCTCTCCTCCGACGGCGCGATCCACAACGCGAGCCCGCTCGGCACGTTCGCCGGTCTCGCGCCCGTCAGCTGGGTCCTTCAGATGCTGGGGATCTTCTTCCTGGTCGGCGGTTACGCCTCGGTCCTGTCGTACCGGCGGCGCAAGGGCTCCACGCGCGCGTGGCTGGGCGGCCGGCTCGCCCGGCTCGGCCGGCCGGTGCTCGGGGTGACCGCCGTGTGGGCGGCGCTGCTTCCGGTGCTGCACCTCGGTCTCGGGGTGCCCGTGGACACGCTGCGGACGGCGTCCACGCTGGTGGTCCAGCCGCTGTGGTTCGTCGGCGTGTACACGGTGGTCACCGCGCTGACGCCGCTGTGCGTGCGGGCGGCCCGCCGTCTCGGGGTCTGGGCCGCGGCGCCGCTGCTCGGCTCGGTCGCCGTCGTGGACTTCCTGCGGTACGGGCCGTACGCCGACGCCGTGCCGTCCTGGCTGAGCCTGCTGAACATCCTGCCCGGCTGGCTCTTCGCGTATCAGCTCGGTGTCTCGTGGGGCGAGGGCCGGGTCGGTCGGCGGCACGCGTGGGGGCTGCTGCTCGGCGGCGCCGCGCTCTTCGCCGCCCTGCTCCTCGTCTTCGGCTACCCGGCGTCGATGGTCGGCGTGCCCGGTGAGGCCCGCACCAACTCGCACCCGCCGTCGCTGCTGGTCCTCGCCCTCGCCGCCGCGCAGAGCGGTGCGGCGATCCTGCTCCGGGACCGGCTCGGCCGGTTCCTGAAGCGGCCCGCGGTGTGGG
This is a stretch of genomic DNA from Streptomyces sp. R44. It encodes these proteins:
- a CDS encoding acyltransferase, yielding MKTLVAKIESSTPAHRDRAIDGLRALALLAVPTGHWLLGGFTLSSDGAIHNASPLGTFAGLAPVSWVLQMLGIFFLVGGYASVLSYRRRKGSTRAWLGGRLARLGRPVLGVTAVWAALLPVLHLGLGVPVDTLRTASTLVVQPLWFVGVYTVVTALTPLCVRAARRLGVWAAAPLLGSVAVVDFLRYGPYADAVPSWLSLLNILPGWLFAYQLGVSWGEGRVGRRHAWGLLLGGAALFAALLLVFGYPASMVGVPGEARTNSHPPSLLVLALAAAQSGAAILLRDRLGRFLKRPAVWAPVVVVNLSAMTILCWHQTAMLAAAIPASYAGEVAGLVGAPDSVGWILARLAWMPVFAGLLVLIGRYARVFESPWAKTGPARRTLAGLLAAGFAVFALGLA